Proteins from a genomic interval of Bradyrhizobium sp. CCBAU 53340:
- the rpiA gene encoding ribose-5-phosphate isomerase RpiA: MDMDQLKRQAAARALEEVRDGMQLGLGTGSTAKHFVELLGERVAAGLKVIGVPTSEATRADAMRCGVPLTTLDEIDHLDITVDGADEIDPELNLIKGGGGALLREKIVAAASDRMIVIADDTKWVPTLGRFPLPVEVIPFGLGATRRAIEKAFAECGVSGQMAVRKAKDGHVFVTDGGHWIVDAQLGRIVDPASLAKALSAIPGVVEHGLFIGLASSAVLAGGEGIRVIERRKPKGD; encoded by the coding sequence TTGGATATGGATCAGTTGAAGCGGCAGGCGGCGGCACGCGCCCTGGAAGAGGTGCGTGACGGCATGCAGCTCGGCCTCGGCACCGGCTCGACCGCCAAGCATTTCGTCGAGCTGCTGGGCGAGCGCGTCGCGGCCGGCCTCAAGGTGATCGGCGTGCCGACCTCCGAGGCGACCCGTGCCGACGCGATGCGTTGCGGTGTGCCGCTGACCACGCTCGACGAGATCGACCATCTCGACATCACCGTCGACGGGGCCGACGAGATCGATCCCGAGCTGAACCTGATCAAGGGGGGCGGCGGTGCGCTGCTGCGCGAGAAGATCGTGGCAGCCGCCTCGGATCGCATGATCGTGATCGCCGACGACACCAAATGGGTGCCGACGCTCGGCCGCTTTCCGCTGCCGGTCGAGGTCATCCCGTTCGGGCTTGGCGCGACACGGCGGGCGATCGAGAAGGCATTTGCGGAATGCGGCGTTTCCGGGCAAATGGCGGTCCGGAAGGCCAAAGATGGCCACGTTTTTGTCACCGATGGCGGCCACTGGATCGTCGATGCCCAGCTCGGACGTATCGTGGATCCCGCCAGCCTCGCCAAGGCCTTGAGCGCGATCCCCGGCGTGGTCGAGCACGGACTGTTCATCGGCTTGGCCAGCTCGGCTGTTTTGGCGGGCGGCGAGGGAATCCGCGTGATTGAACGGCGAAAGCCGAAAGGAGACTAG
- a CDS encoding porin, translating to MRAATLDDVVARLDALERSNAKLAKENAQLRERVNHMGETRAAVTPVAPGSPKGNPVLHAAVAPSPAPAPAPEHTVVSIGGAPLYSKAPGSNPFIDNTTVTLYGHVDLSGDIFNPGVYDQGTKFGVSSNLTYFGVRARHNLDPYGYPGWAAIAQFESLVEVAAVPTERAAFGTRDSFLGMESPWGTIKAGKADTPYKKATAKFDPFSATLGDYNSIMGNTGGDLRAEFDWRAAHAIWYESPIWNGFQASLMVSPGQNTAKDNSDFALGDFNCPATSSRGSGSGFPLTSAPEGCTDGSYGNLYSASLTYNQGGFTGVAAYEFHEGTNRTGDEAVTPLSNGGTLTVPAGAVGIANEWAAKVGAGYKFNDMIGSLQLYGIYEVMRREHTVAAFNERSRDGYFLSATQSVDKWDVSASWAHANASPGSPGTGVINAYPTPGVAVSAPAGAADFALNTVDSSADQYAIGVKYHFSPFVSWYMVGSYLRNGPGAHYCLGVSGHGYGVCGRDANNNVVAGNKAEAVTTGMTFDF from the coding sequence TTGCGCGCAGCAACCCTCGACGATGTTGTTGCCCGCCTCGATGCGCTCGAGCGCAGCAACGCCAAGCTTGCGAAGGAGAACGCGCAGCTTCGCGAACGCGTCAATCACATGGGCGAAACGAGAGCTGCGGTGACGCCCGTCGCGCCGGGTTCGCCCAAGGGCAATCCGGTTCTGCACGCGGCGGTCGCGCCGTCGCCGGCGCCCGCCCCTGCGCCCGAGCACACTGTCGTCAGCATCGGTGGCGCGCCGCTCTACAGCAAGGCGCCTGGCAGCAATCCGTTCATCGACAACACCACGGTGACGCTCTACGGCCATGTCGATCTCTCCGGCGATATCTTCAATCCCGGGGTTTACGATCAGGGCACCAAGTTCGGCGTCTCCAGCAACCTCACCTATTTCGGCGTACGTGCGCGACACAATCTGGATCCCTACGGCTATCCCGGATGGGCGGCCATCGCGCAGTTCGAGTCGCTCGTCGAGGTCGCAGCAGTACCGACCGAACGCGCAGCGTTTGGCACGCGCGACAGCTTCCTCGGCATGGAAAGCCCCTGGGGTACGATCAAGGCCGGCAAGGCCGACACGCCCTACAAGAAGGCAACGGCGAAGTTCGATCCGTTCTCGGCCACGCTCGGCGACTACAACTCGATCATGGGCAACACCGGTGGCGACCTTCGCGCCGAGTTCGATTGGCGCGCCGCGCACGCGATTTGGTATGAATCGCCGATCTGGAACGGCTTCCAGGCCAGCCTCATGGTCTCGCCGGGACAGAACACGGCGAAGGACAACAGCGACTTTGCCCTCGGCGATTTCAACTGCCCGGCCACCTCGTCACGCGGCAGCGGCTCGGGCTTCCCGCTCACATCGGCGCCTGAGGGCTGCACCGACGGCTCATACGGCAATCTCTACAGCGCGTCGCTGACCTACAACCAGGGTGGGTTCACCGGCGTCGCCGCTTACGAATTCCACGAAGGGACGAACCGGACCGGTGACGAGGCCGTGACGCCTCTGAGCAACGGCGGCACACTCACCGTCCCGGCAGGCGCGGTCGGCATCGCCAACGAATGGGCCGCGAAGGTCGGTGCGGGCTACAAGTTCAACGACATGATCGGCAGCCTCCAGCTCTACGGCATCTACGAGGTCATGCGCCGCGAGCACACGGTTGCCGCCTTCAACGAGCGTTCGCGCGACGGCTACTTCCTGAGCGCGACCCAGAGCGTCGACAAGTGGGACGTCAGCGCATCCTGGGCTCACGCCAACGCCTCTCCGGGCTCGCCGGGCACGGGCGTCATCAACGCCTATCCCACACCCGGCGTTGCGGTCTCGGCTCCGGCCGGCGCCGCCGACTTCGCGCTGAACACCGTCGACTCCAGCGCCGACCAGTATGCGATCGGCGTGAAGTACCACTTCAGCCCGTTCGTGAGCTGGTACATGGTGGGCAGCTATCTGCGCAACGGACCGGGCGCGCATTACTGCCTCGGTGTCAGCGGACACGGCTACGGCGTCTGCGGGCGTGACGCCAACAACAACGTCGTCGCCGGCAACAAGGCCGAAGCCGTCACGACCGGCATGACGTTCGACTTCTAA
- a CDS encoding LysR family transcriptional regulator, giving the protein MMDGTRLDLNLLLALEALLAERNVTRAAARLNLSQPALSAQLRRLRDIFGDPLLVPARRGVIPTQRALELQAPLRESLRALRSVVAERVHFDPSAAELTVAVAASDYAQCAMLDRIVEIQRKAPKLRLSWRQLYAPELVGQMERGEVDLAIMTPNTAPKQLLTLPLFDERYVVIARHGHPVIEGSIDVEQLCALTHVAVSPRGGGFAGPTDVALAAIGRQRRVGLSTASFLIVPELVARSDHIALVPERLVLRKSRDLQILEPPITVTGFTLGMAWHERSDAEPALAWLRNELDS; this is encoded by the coding sequence ATGATGGATGGCACGCGGCTTGACCTGAACCTGCTCCTGGCGCTGGAAGCGCTCCTGGCCGAACGGAATGTGACCCGGGCGGCGGCAAGGCTGAACCTCAGCCAGCCAGCCTTGTCTGCGCAGCTTCGGCGGTTGCGGGACATTTTCGGTGATCCGCTGCTCGTGCCCGCACGTCGCGGCGTCATTCCCACCCAGCGAGCCCTGGAGCTGCAGGCGCCGTTGCGCGAGTCATTGCGGGCACTCCGTTCGGTCGTCGCCGAGCGGGTGCACTTTGATCCGTCCGCGGCGGAACTTACCGTTGCGGTCGCGGCATCCGATTACGCGCAATGCGCGATGCTGGACCGCATCGTTGAAATTCAGCGAAAAGCTCCAAAGCTCCGCCTGTCCTGGCGACAGCTCTATGCACCGGAACTGGTGGGGCAGATGGAGCGAGGCGAGGTGGACTTGGCGATCATGACGCCGAACACCGCTCCGAAGCAGCTCCTGACGCTCCCACTCTTTGACGAACGCTATGTGGTGATCGCCCGCCACGGCCATCCGGTCATTGAAGGTTCGATTGACGTCGAACAATTATGCGCATTGACCCATGTCGCCGTCTCGCCACGCGGCGGCGGCTTTGCTGGTCCGACGGACGTCGCGCTGGCCGCGATCGGGAGGCAACGACGTGTCGGCCTGTCGACCGCCAGCTTTCTGATCGTTCCCGAACTTGTCGCCCGGTCAGACCATATTGCCCTGGTCCCCGAGCGTCTCGTCCTCCGCAAGTCCCGCGATCTTCAAATTCTCGAGCCGCCGATCACCGTGACGGGATTCACCCTTGGCATGGCGTGGCATGAACGCTCCGATGCCGAGCCGGCCCTGGCCTGGCTTCGCAACGAGCTGGATTCCTGA
- the moaA gene encoding GTP 3',8-cyclase MoaA, whose product MNGSSASSLASANPALSSAMTDPFGRTISYLRVSVTDRCDLRCFYCMSEDMTFLPKADLLTLEELDRLCSAFIAKGVRKLRLTGGEPLVRRNVMMLVRSLSRHLTSGALDELTLTTNGTQLAKHASELADCGVRRINVSLDTLDPKKFREITRWGEIDKVLEGIEAARAAGLAVKINAVALKNLNEDELPDLMRWAHGKGMGLTLIEVMPMGEIGAGRIDQYLPLSLVRARLAQQFTLTDLAESTGGPARYVSVAETSGKLGFITPMTHNFCEACNRVRITCTGTLHTCLGHEDASDLRKPLRASSDDTLLAASIDRAIGLKPKGHDFIIDRRHDRPSVSRHMSVTGG is encoded by the coding sequence ATGAACGGATCTTCCGCGAGCTCGCTCGCCTCAGCGAATCCCGCCCTGTCGAGCGCGATGACCGATCCGTTCGGGCGGACCATCTCGTATTTGCGCGTCTCCGTCACCGATCGCTGCGATCTGCGCTGTTTCTATTGCATGTCGGAAGACATGACGTTCCTGCCCAAGGCCGACCTGCTGACGCTCGAGGAACTCGACCGGCTGTGCTCGGCCTTCATCGCCAAGGGCGTGAGGAAGCTGCGGCTGACCGGCGGCGAGCCGCTGGTCCGGCGCAATGTGATGATGCTGGTGCGCTCGCTGTCGCGCCATTTGACCAGCGGCGCACTGGACGAGCTGACGCTGACCACCAACGGCACGCAGCTCGCAAAGCATGCAAGCGAGCTCGCCGATTGCGGCGTTCGCCGTATCAACGTCTCGCTCGACACGCTGGACCCGAAGAAATTTCGCGAGATCACCCGCTGGGGCGAGATCGACAAGGTGCTGGAAGGCATCGAGGCCGCACGCGCCGCAGGCCTTGCCGTGAAGATCAACGCGGTGGCGCTGAAGAACCTCAACGAGGACGAGCTCCCCGACCTGATGCGCTGGGCCCATGGCAAGGGCATGGGACTGACCTTGATCGAGGTGATGCCGATGGGCGAGATCGGCGCGGGCCGGATCGACCAGTATCTGCCGCTGTCGCTGGTGCGCGCACGCCTCGCCCAGCAATTCACGCTGACGGATCTGGCCGAGAGCACCGGCGGGCCGGCGCGCTATGTCAGCGTCGCCGAGACCTCCGGCAAACTCGGCTTCATCACGCCGATGACCCATAATTTCTGCGAAGCCTGCAACCGGGTGCGCATCACCTGCACGGGCACGCTGCACACCTGCCTCGGCCACGAGGATGCCTCGGACCTGCGCAAACCTCTGCGTGCATCCAGCGACGACACATTGCTTGCCGCGAGCATCGACCGCGCCATCGGGCTCAAGCCCAAGGGCCACGATTTCATCATCGACCGCCGCCACGACCGCCCCAGCGTCTCGAGGCATATGAGCGTCACCGGCGGCTGA
- a CDS encoding DUF2059 domain-containing protein, with translation MKSVLKFLPAATLAVGLAFSAGPAAAQQQPQGAPPKSSPAAIAAAKEILQIKNASAMYTGAVPGLVEKTKVALIQQNLNYQKDLNEVAPIVAKQLEGRQNEIGEGMAQIYASEFTEQELKDLVTFYKSPLGQKLITSEPRAIGLSMAFMNSWAQNFAETVMSAFRAEMRKRGKEI, from the coding sequence ATGAAGAGCGTTTTGAAATTCTTGCCGGCCGCGACCCTCGCTGTGGGACTGGCCTTTTCCGCCGGCCCGGCTGCGGCGCAGCAGCAGCCGCAGGGGGCCCCGCCGAAGTCCTCGCCCGCGGCGATTGCGGCCGCCAAGGAGATCCTCCAGATCAAGAACGCCAGCGCGATGTATACCGGCGCGGTACCGGGCCTCGTCGAGAAGACCAAGGTCGCGCTGATCCAGCAGAACCTCAACTACCAGAAAGACCTCAACGAGGTCGCGCCGATCGTCGCCAAGCAGCTCGAGGGCCGGCAGAACGAGATCGGCGAAGGCATGGCGCAGATCTACGCCAGCGAGTTCACCGAGCAGGAGCTCAAGGATCTCGTCACCTTCTACAAGTCGCCGCTCGGACAAAAGCTGATCACCTCGGAGCCGCGTGCCATCGGGTTGAGTATGGCCTTCATGAACTCCTGGGCTCAGAACTTCGCCGAGACCGTGATGAGTGCTTTCCGCGCCGAGATGCGCAAGCGTGGCAAGGAAATCTGA
- a CDS encoding HAD-IA family hydrolase, which yields MTPPYTLVFDLDGTLVDTAPDLITALNYVLDREGLPPVPMQSARNMIGAGARKLIERGLEAEGRVVSVADMDRMTADFIAYYADHIAIESRPFEGLLEALDLFAAQGHRLAVCTNKLEWLSKRLLDQLDLSGRFAAICGADTFGVQKPDPTIFRQTVARAGGEVKASIMVGDAGTDVGVARRAGVPVIGVSFGYTDVPIAELKPDRLIHHMRDLPAAAHSLMTA from the coding sequence ATGACCCCTCCTTACACCCTCGTCTTCGATCTCGACGGCACGCTTGTGGATACGGCGCCCGACCTGATCACCGCGCTGAATTACGTGCTGGACCGCGAAGGCCTGCCGCCGGTGCCGATGCAATCGGCCCGCAACATGATCGGTGCTGGCGCCCGCAAGCTGATCGAACGGGGCCTGGAGGCCGAGGGCCGCGTGGTCAGTGTGGCCGACATGGACCGGATGACGGCGGATTTCATCGCCTATTACGCCGACCACATTGCCATCGAATCGCGCCCCTTCGAGGGCCTGCTGGAGGCGCTCGACCTGTTTGCGGCGCAGGGCCATCGGCTGGCGGTCTGCACCAACAAGCTGGAATGGCTGTCGAAGCGGCTTCTGGACCAGCTCGACCTGAGCGGGCGGTTCGCGGCGATCTGCGGCGCCGATACGTTCGGGGTGCAGAAACCGGATCCGACCATTTTCCGCCAGACCGTGGCGCGGGCCGGCGGCGAGGTCAAAGCCAGTATCATGGTCGGCGATGCCGGAACCGACGTCGGTGTGGCCCGGCGCGCCGGGGTGCCCGTGATCGGGGTCAGTTTCGGTTATACGGATGTGCCGATCGCCGAGTTGAAGCCGGACCGGCTGATCCATCACATGCGCGACCTGCCGGCTGCCGCCCACAGCCTGATGACCGCCTAG
- the gor gene encoding glutathione-disulfide reductase, which yields MAEFDVDLFVIGGGSGGVRAARIAAGHGARVMIAEEYRMGGTCVIRGCVPKKLFVIGSHFRQELEDAAGFGWTVPPATFDWPTLIANKDKEIARLEAAYTTNVEKSGAQIVKSRAVIEDRHTIRLLENDRKVTAKYILIATGGAPNHGTAIPGIEHVISSNEAFHLKKLPKRIVIQGGGYIALEFAGIFAGFGSDVTVIYRGDNILRGFDEDVRAHVRAEMEKHGITILTGCTVTKVDRHGEEFTTHLSNGSSIASDQVMFAIGRHPAVANLGLEKAGVAINPKNGGIAVDHFSKSSVDSIYAIGDVTHRHNLTPVAIREGHAFADTVFGNRTVQVDHASIPTAVFSQPEVGTVGLTETEARAQFSHVDIYKTTFRPIKATMSGRDTRVLMKLVVDGSTDRVLGCHIVGDCAAEVTQVVAIAVKMKATKADFDATIALHPTAAEELVTMRTPTARHVRQAAE from the coding sequence ATGGCTGAATTCGACGTCGACCTCTTTGTCATCGGTGGTGGTTCGGGCGGCGTGCGTGCCGCCCGCATCGCGGCCGGCCACGGCGCCCGCGTGATGATCGCGGAAGAGTACCGCATGGGCGGCACCTGCGTGATCCGCGGCTGCGTGCCCAAGAAGCTGTTCGTGATCGGCTCGCATTTTCGCCAGGAGCTGGAAGACGCCGCCGGCTTCGGCTGGACCGTTCCGCCCGCGACCTTCGACTGGCCGACCTTGATCGCCAATAAGGACAAGGAGATCGCGCGGCTGGAGGCGGCCTACACGACCAATGTCGAGAAGTCGGGCGCGCAGATCGTCAAGAGCCGCGCGGTGATCGAGGACAGGCACACCATTCGCCTGCTCGAGAACGACCGGAAGGTCACCGCGAAATACATCCTCATCGCCACCGGCGGCGCCCCCAATCATGGCACGGCGATCCCCGGCATCGAGCATGTGATCTCCTCCAATGAGGCGTTTCACCTGAAGAAGCTGCCGAAGCGGATCGTGATCCAGGGCGGCGGCTACATCGCGCTCGAATTCGCCGGCATCTTCGCCGGCTTCGGCTCCGACGTCACCGTGATCTATCGCGGCGACAACATCCTGCGCGGCTTCGACGAGGATGTCCGCGCCCATGTCCGAGCCGAGATGGAGAAGCACGGCATCACCATCCTCACCGGCTGCACGGTGACCAAGGTCGATCGCCACGGCGAGGAATTCACCACCCATCTGTCGAACGGGTCGAGCATCGCCTCCGATCAGGTGATGTTCGCGATCGGACGCCATCCGGCCGTTGCCAATCTCGGGCTCGAAAAGGCCGGCGTCGCCATCAACCCGAAGAACGGCGGCATCGCGGTCGACCACTTCTCCAAGAGCTCGGTCGACAGCATCTACGCGATTGGCGACGTCACCCATCGGCATAATCTCACGCCGGTCGCGATCCGCGAGGGCCATGCCTTTGCCGACACCGTGTTCGGCAATCGTACGGTGCAGGTCGATCATGCCAGCATCCCGACCGCAGTGTTCTCGCAGCCGGAGGTCGGCACGGTCGGCCTGACCGAAACCGAAGCGCGTGCGCAGTTCAGCCACGTCGACATCTACAAGACGACGTTCCGTCCCATCAAGGCGACCATGTCCGGCCGCGACACCCGCGTGCTGATGAAGCTCGTGGTCGACGGTTCGACCGATCGCGTGCTCGGCTGCCACATCGTCGGCGATTGCGCCGCCGAGGTGACGCAAGTCGTCGCCATCGCCGTGAAGATGAAGGCGACGAAAGCCGATTTCGACGCGACCATCGCGCTGCATCCGACCGCGGCCGAGGAACTCGTGACGATGCGTACCCCGACCGCGCGCCACGTGCGCCAGGCGGCGGAGTAG